In one Candidatus Woesearchaeota archaeon B3_Woes genomic region, the following are encoded:
- a CDS encoding nitroreductase, translating into MIEESIRHKRTTRLFKQDKIDYKLLEKFVDCARVSSSARNSQPLEYIIIDDKSVLEKIFPLIDFGGEISGDKKAKKGFEPTALIIIIVKTGSRESYKYDVGIAAQNIALVAYENNIGVCMMGAVEKEDIHNVLGVSSDYFVDLVISLGYAAEKPVLEETDSEPGYYRMDDVLHVQKRRLNKIIHRNKF; encoded by the coding sequence ATGATTGAGGAATCAATAAGACATAAAAGAACAACAAGGTTGTTTAAACAAGATAAAATAGACTATAAATTGTTGGAAAAATTTGTTGATTGTGCAAGAGTAAGTTCTTCTGCAAGAAATTCTCAGCCATTAGAGTATATTATTATTGATGATAAATCAGTTTTGGAAAAAATATTTCCTTTAATTGATTTTGGTGGAGAGATTTCAGGTGATAAAAAAGCAAAAAAGGGTTTTGAGCCAACTGCTTTAATTATTATTATTGTAAAAACCGGTTCTAGAGAATCTTATAAATATGATGTGGGTATAGCAGCTCAAAATATTGCTTTAGTGGCATATGAAAATAATATTGGAGTATGTATGATGGGTGCTGTTGAAAAAGAAGATATCCATAATGTGCTTGGTGTTTCAAGTGATTATTTTGTTGATTTGGTTATTTCATTAGGATATGCTGCAGAAAAACCAGTTCTAGAGGAAACAGATAGTGAACCAGGCTACTATAGAATGGATGATGTTTTGCATGTTCAGAAAAGAAGACTAAATAAAATAATTCATAGAAATAAATTCTAG
- the pfdA gene encoding prefoldin subunit alpha, which produces MTEEKNKEKEAKAQELYMQLNTMNQQMVELQKQIQTMEETIFEVNESKKGLDDVSKSEKGKEILVPIISGIFAKAELKEPKEFIVNVGSNTAVVKSIEDVQKILDKQLTEMQKTQNTFVDSLTQLTVEAKKAEKGLKELIEK; this is translated from the coding sequence ATGACTGAAGAAAAGAACAAGGAAAAGGAAGCAAAAGCACAGGAGCTCTATATGCAGTTGAATACAATGAATCAACAAATGGTAGAGTTACAAAAGCAAATACAAACTATGGAAGAAACAATATTCGAAGTAAACGAATCTAAAAAAGGATTAGATGATGTTTCTAAATCAGAAAAAGGCAAAGAAATACTTGTTCCTATTATTTCTGGAATATTTGCAAAAGCAGAACTAAAAGAACCAAAAGAATTCATAGTAAATGTTGGTTCAAATACAGCAGTTGTAAAATCAATCGAAGATGTTCAAAAGATTCTAGACAAACAACTAACAGAAATGCAAAAAACCCAAAATACTTTTGTTGATAGTTTAACTCAATTAACAGTTGAAGCAAAAAAAGCTGAAAAAGGACTTAAAGAGCTTATTGAAAAATAA
- a CDS encoding 30S ribosomal protein S17e translates to MGRIKTQQIKRVTKQLMKEHGNEFKKDFSENKKLVRDFVDVKSKKLRNTIAGYVTRLTKTRE, encoded by the coding sequence ATGGGAAGAATAAAAACACAGCAAATTAAGAGAGTAACCAAGCAATTAATGAAAGAGCATGGTAACGAATTTAAGAAAGATTTCAGTGAAAACAAGAAACTAGTAAGGGATTTTGTAGACGTAAAATCAAAAAAACTAAGAAACACTATTGCAGGTTATGTTACTAGATTGACAAAGACAAGAGAATAA
- a CDS encoding ATPase, with amino-acid sequence MPDYHTKSIEETLKNLETKDKGLTQEEANKRLIRYGPNEIKDTEQISPLNIFISQFKSFLVAILFIAVIVSLIIDHKIDAFVIAIILILNAILGFVQEYKAEKSIQALKKLASQQSVVLRDGKEKKINSTELVPGDIIILETGEKIPADSRLIESINLHTQEASLTGESTPVTKDIKTLNKKSPVADRKNIVFSGTIITAGRGKAAVIRTGMDTEIGKIAKMIQKQTTKLTPLQIKLKKLGELLGLATIIICFLVFFTGILAGIDTITMFITAISLAVAAIPEGLPAVVTISLALGTQRMVKRNALIRKLPSVETLGSTTVICTDKTGTLTLNQMTVRKLFINDKTITVTGRGYESKGEFYHNKEKINIKEIELLLTAGTLCNNAKFVNRDIIGDPTEGSLVVSAAKAELLKEKLEEQYPRIDEIEFTSERKRMSTLHNIKGTKTIYSKGAPDVLLNYCNRVYKNGKIKKLTQEEKEKILQINETFAKQALRVLGFAFKPSNKLEEKNLIFIGLQAMIDPPREEVKTAIEKCKQAGIKVVMITGDFKVTAEAIGRELGITGQAIDGAELDNIQNLKEHVENISIYARVNPSHKVKILEALKENKHIVAMTGDGVNDAPAIKKADIGISMGITGTDVAKEASDMILIDDNFASIVNAVEEGRGIYDNIKKFVQYLLSSNIGEILTIFVALIMAPFFANALPLIALQILWINLVTDGLPALALGVDPTEPHIMRKKPRNPKENIINKSRAIKMIFIGIIMMVGTLGIFKIYNPNINLVYAQTIAFTTLVMFQMFNVLNLRSDQHSLFKIGIFSNMKLIIAIIISIALQLLVVYSPFMQNLFSTTTLYLKDWIYILLVSSSVLIFGEIIKIFNKLIKKRKRISPIP; translated from the coding sequence ATGCCTGATTACCATACTAAATCAATTGAAGAAACTCTGAAAAACCTGGAAACAAAAGATAAAGGGCTGACTCAGGAAGAAGCAAACAAAAGATTGATTAGATATGGCCCTAATGAAATAAAAGACACAGAACAAATATCTCCATTAAATATATTTATTTCACAATTCAAAAGCTTTCTTGTAGCAATCTTATTCATAGCTGTTATAGTTTCATTAATAATAGACCATAAGATTGATGCATTTGTAATAGCAATCATTCTTATCCTAAATGCCATCTTGGGCTTTGTTCAGGAATATAAAGCAGAAAAATCTATTCAAGCATTAAAAAAACTAGCTTCACAACAGTCAGTAGTACTAAGAGATGGAAAAGAAAAAAAGATTAATTCAACAGAACTAGTTCCAGGAGATATCATTATTCTGGAAACAGGAGAAAAGATTCCTGCAGACTCAAGATTAATAGAATCTATAAATCTACACACCCAGGAAGCAAGCTTAACAGGAGAATCAACACCAGTAACAAAAGACATAAAAACCTTAAATAAAAAATCACCAGTAGCAGACAGAAAAAACATAGTTTTCTCAGGAACAATCATAACTGCCGGAAGAGGAAAAGCAGCTGTAATCAGAACAGGAATGGATACTGAAATTGGCAAGATAGCCAAGATGATCCAAAAACAAACAACAAAACTAACACCCTTGCAAATAAAATTAAAAAAATTAGGAGAACTACTTGGATTAGCAACAATAATAATCTGCTTTTTAGTTTTCTTCACAGGAATCCTAGCGGGAATAGATACAATAACAATGTTCATAACAGCAATATCACTGGCAGTTGCAGCAATTCCAGAAGGATTGCCAGCAGTTGTAACAATTTCTTTGGCATTAGGAACCCAAAGAATGGTAAAAAGAAACGCACTAATCAGAAAACTGCCTTCTGTTGAAACACTTGGAAGCACCACTGTAATCTGTACTGATAAAACAGGAACTCTTACATTAAATCAAATGACTGTTAGAAAACTTTTCATAAACGACAAAACAATTACAGTTACAGGGAGAGGATATGAATCAAAAGGAGAATTCTACCATAATAAAGAAAAGATTAACATAAAAGAAATTGAATTACTCTTAACAGCAGGAACTCTATGCAACAACGCAAAATTTGTAAACAGAGATATTATAGGAGATCCAACAGAGGGAAGCTTGGTTGTTAGTGCTGCAAAAGCAGAACTTCTAAAAGAAAAACTTGAAGAACAATACCCAAGAATAGATGAAATAGAATTTACATCTGAAAGAAAAAGAATGAGCACACTACACAACATTAAAGGCACAAAAACAATTTATTCTAAAGGCGCTCCAGATGTTTTACTTAATTACTGCAATAGGGTATACAAAAATGGAAAAATAAAAAAATTAACACAAGAAGAAAAAGAAAAAATTCTACAAATCAATGAAACATTTGCAAAACAAGCCTTAAGAGTTTTAGGATTTGCATTCAAACCATCAAACAAACTCGAAGAAAAAAACTTAATATTTATTGGATTACAAGCAATGATTGATCCGCCAAGAGAAGAAGTAAAAACAGCAATAGAAAAATGCAAGCAGGCAGGAATAAAGGTTGTAATGATTACAGGAGATTTTAAAGTAACAGCAGAAGCAATTGGCCGTGAGTTAGGAATAACAGGCCAGGCAATTGATGGAGCAGAACTAGACAACATCCAAAACCTAAAAGAACACGTTGAAAATATATCTATCTATGCAAGGGTTAATCCATCACACAAAGTAAAAATTCTTGAAGCTCTAAAAGAAAACAAACATATTGTTGCAATGACTGGAGATGGTGTTAATGATGCTCCTGCAATAAAAAAAGCAGATATAGGAATATCAATGGGTATTACTGGAACAGATGTTGCAAAAGAAGCCTCTGATATGATTCTAATTGATGATAATTTTGCTTCAATTGTAAATGCAGTTGAAGAAGGAAGAGGAATTTATGACAACATAAAGAAATTTGTCCAATACCTCTTATCATCAAATATAGGAGAGATTCTAACAATCTTTGTAGCATTAATCATGGCACCATTCTTTGCAAATGCCCTACCTCTAATTGCTCTACAAATCTTATGGATTAACTTAGTTACAGATGGACTACCAGCTCTAGCTCTGGGTGTTGATCCTACTGAACCACATATCATGAGAAAAAAACCAAGAAACCCAAAAGAAAATATAATCAATAAATCAAGAGCAATAAAAATGATTTTTATAGGTATCATAATGATGGTAGGTACTCTAGGAATATTTAAAATATACAATCCAAACATAAATTTAGTATATGCACAAACAATAGCATTTACAACCTTAGTCATGTTCCAAATGTTTAACGTCTTAAACCTAAGATCAGATCAACATTCCTTATTCAAAATTGGTATTTTCTCAAATATGAAACTAATTATAGCAATTATAATATCAATAGCTCTGCAATTACTGGTTGTCTATTCACCATTTATGCAAAACCTATTTAGTACAACAACACTATATCTAAAAGATTGGATATACATACTACTTGTTTCATCATCTGTTTTAATATTTGGAGAAATCATAAAAATATTTAATAAATTAATAAAAAAAAGAAAAAGAATAAGTCCAATACCTTAA
- the albA gene encoding DNA-binding protein Alba — MGDDTTIFIGNKSFMNYVTGVVLQFTTKGAKEVSVKARGKFISRAVDVAEVAVKRFLVDQIQVKDIKIDSEDFKNKEGKQVRVSTIDVVLEKK; from the coding sequence ATGGGAGACGACACCACAATTTTTATTGGGAACAAGTCTTTTATGAACTATGTGACTGGAGTTGTACTACAATTTACAACAAAAGGAGCAAAAGAAGTATCAGTGAAGGCAAGAGGAAAGTTTATTTCCAGAGCAGTAGATGTAGCAGAAGTGGCAGTGAAGAGATTTTTAGTAGACCAGATACAAGTAAAAGACATAAAAATTGATTCAGAAGATTTCAAGAACAAAGAGGGAAAACAAGTAAGAGTGTCTACTATCGATGTAGTTCTTGAAAAGAAATAA
- a CDS encoding methionine adenosyltransferase, producing MEQKNFLFTSESVTEGHPDKVCDQISDGILDELYKQDPQSRVAIECLTTTGSVHVAGEVTTKGFADVQKVVREVLKDIGYTNPDFGIDYEDAGVWVAIHEQSPDISIGVTEGQGASGEQGAGDQGMMFGYACNETEELMPLPISLAHKLTRKLADVRKNGEIKDLGPDGKSQVTVEYEDGKPKRVEAVVIAQQHLEIISEDELKKEILEKVIKPVCGDYFDENTKVHINATGKFVVGGPEGDTGVTGRKIIVDTYGGMGRHGGGCFSGKDPSKVDRSATYAARYIAKNLVAAGLADRCEVELAYAIGVAEPTGVFVDTFGTNKIPEEKIVELIKKHFPLKPKDIIEQLDLRRPIYRKTASYGHFGREDPDFTWEKTDKVDVLKQ from the coding sequence ATGGAACAAAAAAATTTTTTATTTACATCTGAATCAGTAACAGAAGGTCATCCAGATAAAGTATGTGATCAAATTTCTGATGGGATTTTAGATGAATTGTATAAACAAGACCCTCAATCAAGAGTTGCTATTGAGTGTTTAACAACAACTGGATCTGTGCATGTTGCAGGTGAAGTAACAACAAAAGGTTTTGCAGATGTTCAAAAGGTTGTCAGAGAGGTGTTAAAAGATATAGGTTATACTAATCCAGATTTTGGAATTGATTATGAGGATGCTGGTGTTTGGGTTGCTATTCATGAGCAATCACCTGATATATCTATAGGAGTTACAGAAGGTCAGGGAGCATCTGGAGAACAAGGCGCAGGAGACCAGGGAATGATGTTTGGTTATGCGTGTAATGAAACAGAGGAATTAATGCCATTGCCAATAAGTTTGGCTCATAAATTAACAAGAAAACTAGCAGACGTAAGAAAAAATGGCGAAATAAAAGATCTAGGACCTGATGGCAAATCTCAGGTTACTGTTGAATATGAAGATGGAAAGCCAAAAAGAGTTGAAGCAGTTGTTATTGCTCAACAACATTTAGAGATTATTTCAGAAGATGAATTAAAAAAGGAAATTCTTGAGAAAGTAATTAAACCTGTTTGCGGGGATTATTTTGATGAAAATACAAAAGTCCATATAAATGCAACAGGAAAGTTTGTTGTAGGCGGACCAGAAGGAGATACAGGAGTTACAGGGAGAAAGATAATTGTAGATACTTATGGTGGTATGGGAAGACATGGTGGTGGGTGTTTTTCTGGAAAAGATCCTTCAAAAGTAGATAGATCTGCTACTTATGCTGCAAGATATATTGCTAAGAATCTTGTTGCTGCAGGATTAGCTGACAGATGTGAAGTTGAGCTGGCATATGCAATTGGAGTGGCAGAACCTACTGGTGTTTTTGTGGATACTTTTGGAACAAACAAGATACCAGAAGAAAAAATAGTTGAATTAATAAAAAAACATTTTCCATTAAAACCAAAGGATATAATAGAACAGCTTGACTTAAGAAGACCAATATACAGAAAAACAGCTTCATATGGTCATTTTGGAAGAGAAGATCCTGACTTTACATGGGAAAAAACAGATAAGGTTGATGTCCTAAAGCAGTAG
- a CDS encoding DNA helicase UvrD: protein MEIIADLHLHSKYSRATSKQLDIDNLEKWSKVKGLNLLGTGDFTHPEWIKELKSKLTDDGNGIFKTKTGMPFILQTEVSLIYTDSGKGRRVHNVILAPNFDVVDQITEYFLKKGRIDYDGRPIFKIPCPDLVENMMSISKDIEVIPAHVWTPWFGLLGSMSGFDSIKDAFKDQTKNIHALETGLSSDPEMNWRLSQLDRFALVSSSDSHSFWPWRIGRESTLFDLKELTYNNLIKALRTKEGLTGTIEVDPAYGKYHYDGHRNCKVCLSPEQSTKLNKLCPKCGKALTIGVEHRVEKLADRPLGFKPEGAKEFKKLIPLSEIIAKLVNKGIATKTVWDVFNSLMSKFNTELNVLLHVPEEELEKVVGAKLAEMIIKNRKGEIEVLPGYDGEYGVPVFSEKDRVVEEVEVKKQQKGLSDFL from the coding sequence ATGGAAATAATAGCTGACTTGCATTTACATTCAAAATATTCAAGAGCTACTTCTAAACAGCTTGATATAGATAATTTAGAAAAATGGTCTAAAGTAAAAGGATTAAATCTGTTAGGAACAGGAGATTTTACACATCCTGAATGGATAAAAGAGTTAAAATCAAAATTAACAGATGATGGGAATGGAATTTTTAAAACGAAAACAGGGATGCCTTTTATTTTACAAACAGAAGTTTCACTAATTTATACTGATAGTGGTAAAGGCAGGCGTGTACATAATGTTATTTTGGCTCCTAATTTTGATGTTGTTGATCAAATAACAGAATATTTTCTCAAGAAAGGTAGAATAGATTATGATGGAAGACCTATATTCAAGATTCCGTGTCCTGATTTAGTTGAAAATATGATGAGCATTAGTAAAGATATTGAGGTAATTCCTGCTCATGTATGGACCCCTTGGTTTGGGTTGTTGGGTAGTATGTCTGGTTTTGATTCTATAAAAGATGCTTTTAAAGATCAGACAAAGAATATTCATGCTTTAGAGACTGGTTTAAGTTCAGATCCTGAAATGAACTGGAGATTGTCACAATTAGATAGGTTTGCTCTAGTAAGTTCTTCAGATTCTCATTCTTTTTGGCCTTGGCGTATTGGGAGGGAATCAACTCTATTTGATTTAAAAGAATTGACTTATAATAATTTGATTAAGGCTCTAAGAACAAAAGAGGGTTTAACAGGAACAATTGAGGTTGATCCTGCTTATGGAAAGTATCATTATGATGGTCATAGAAATTGTAAAGTATGTTTAAGCCCAGAGCAATCTACAAAATTAAATAAATTGTGTCCTAAGTGCGGCAAGGCATTAACAATTGGTGTTGAGCATAGAGTTGAAAAGTTAGCTGACAGGCCACTTGGTTTTAAACCAGAAGGTGCAAAAGAATTTAAGAAATTAATTCCTTTATCAGAGATAATTGCAAAGTTGGTTAATAAAGGAATTGCAACAAAAACAGTTTGGGATGTGTTTAATAGTCTGATGAGTAAATTTAATACTGAGTTAAATGTTTTACTTCATGTTCCTGAAGAAGAACTTGAGAAGGTAGTTGGTGCTAAACTAGCTGAGATGATTATTAAAAATAGGAAAGGTGAAATTGAAGTTCTTCCTGGTTATGATGGTGAGTATGGTGTTCCTGTTTTTTCAGAAAAAGATAGAGTTGTTGAAGAAGTAGAAGTAAAAAAACAGCAAAAGGGTTTGAGTGATTTTTTGTAA
- a CDS encoding signal recognition particle-docking protein FtsY — protein MQKPKKEKKEKAIKKKKEEVKEEKPKPVIEKPKEEPIVEEPKKEKKSFFGFKKKKEKPIEEKKEEPIIEEPKEEKPVEEEKKGIFKKITTKKIDQEQFEKLFWELELALMENNVAIEIIDKIKQDLKQNLVDKPLTRTKIDETIKNTLKNSIKEILEVDKINLLEKIKEKKPYVICFVGINGSGKTTTIARIAHLLQKNNISSVMAASDTFRAAAIDQIQHHADKLNVKLIKQDYGSDPAAVAFDAIKHAESKNIDVVLIDTAGRMHSNANLLDEMKKIIRVAKPDMKIFVGESITGNDCTEQAKKFNQAIEIDGIILTKADVDEKGGAALSVSYITKKPILYIGTGQGYNDLKEFSSDTILDNLGL, from the coding sequence ATTCAAAAACCTAAAAAAGAGAAAAAAGAAAAAGCAATTAAAAAAAAGAAAGAAGAAGTAAAAGAAGAAAAGCCAAAACCTGTTATTGAAAAACCGAAAGAAGAACCAATTGTTGAAGAACCTAAAAAAGAGAAAAAATCATTCTTTGGATTTAAGAAAAAGAAAGAAAAACCAATCGAAGAAAAGAAAGAAGAACCAATTATTGAAGAACCTAAAGAAGAAAAACCTGTTGAAGAAGAAAAAAAAGGAATCTTCAAAAAAATAACAACAAAGAAAATAGATCAAGAACAATTTGAAAAATTATTCTGGGAACTGGAATTGGCTCTAATGGAAAATAATGTTGCTATAGAAATCATAGATAAAATTAAACAAGATCTAAAACAAAATCTTGTTGATAAACCTCTAACAAGAACAAAAATAGATGAAACAATTAAAAATACTCTGAAAAATTCTATAAAAGAAATATTAGAAGTCGATAAAATAAATTTACTTGAAAAAATAAAAGAAAAAAAACCCTATGTAATCTGTTTTGTTGGTATAAATGGTTCTGGTAAAACAACAACAATCGCAAGAATAGCACATCTTTTACAAAAAAATAATATAAGCAGTGTAATGGCTGCTTCAGATACATTCAGAGCAGCAGCAATCGACCAAATACAACATCACGCAGATAAATTAAATGTCAAATTAATTAAACAAGATTATGGATCAGACCCAGCAGCAGTCGCTTTTGATGCAATTAAACATGCAGAATCAAAAAACATAGATGTTGTTCTAATTGATACAGCAGGAAGAATGCATTCTAATGCTAATTTACTGGATGAAATGAAGAAAATAATTAGAGTTGCAAAACCAGATATGAAAATTTTTGTTGGAGAATCAATAACAGGGAATGATTGTACTGAACAAGCTAAAAAATTCAACCAAGCAATTGAAATTGATGGAATCATACTAACCAAAGCAGATGTTGATGAAAAAGGAGGGGCTGCATTATCTGTTAGTTATATAACCAAAAAACCAATCTTGTACATAGGAACAGGCCAAGGATACAATGATTTAAAAGAATTCTCTTCAGACACTATTCTAGATAATCTAGGACTTTAA